A single region of the Sorghum bicolor cultivar BTx623 chromosome 7, Sorghum_bicolor_NCBIv3, whole genome shotgun sequence genome encodes:
- the LOC110436890 gene encoding uncharacterized protein LOC110436890 isoform X6 produces MRQPPDLALIQAVKVRPRKRDEKNTALPSSRPMTRTTYRASLGQTLDSKNTLFAGKFQQRGQVRVYHISQAVFNKQEHGNRRQT; encoded by the exons ATGAGGCAACCGCCAGATTTGGCACTGATCCAAGCTGTGAAGGTGAGGCCCAG GAAAAGGGACGAAAAGAACACAGCGTTGCCAAGCAGTCGGCCCATGACAAG GACAACCTACCGTGCTTCCCTGGGTCAAACCCTGGACAGCAAAAACACCCTCTTTGCCGGTAAATTCCAACAACGGGGCCAGGTCAGGGTCTATCACATATCTCAAG CGGTATTCAACAAGCAAGAACATGGAAATAGAAGACAGACTTGA
- the LOC110436890 gene encoding uncharacterized protein LOC110436890 isoform X3, whose product MRQPPDLALIQAVKVRPRKRDEKNTALPSSRPMTRLLAPTSRPIVKKLQKRGYKSYLAIKFPKSCIHIGQPTVLPWVKPWTAKTPSLPVNSNNGARSGSITYLKVIA is encoded by the exons ATGAGGCAACCGCCAGATTTGGCACTGATCCAAGCTGTGAAGGTGAGGCCCAG GAAAAGGGACGAAAAGAACACAGCGTTGCCAAGCAGTCGGCCCATGACAAG GTTGTTAGCTCCAACTTCAAGGCCCATCGTCAAGAAATTACAGAAaaggggatataaaagctacCTCGCGATAAAATTCCCTAAATCTTGCATACACATAG GACAACCTACCGTGCTTCCCTGGGTCAAACCCTGGACAGCAAAAACACCCTCTTTGCCGGTAAATTCCAACAACGGGGCCAGGTCAGGGTCTATCACATATCTCAAG GTTATAGCTTAA
- the LOC8068560 gene encoding uncharacterized protein LOC8068560, with amino-acid sequence MIHMLPMQTMRHHHQYSSSSKKEATTAPLAAAAVKDGAAGASSSLVVKVVGDRHQGDRPVAACRREAAAEAESAAVDVCLAAAAMAGAALLAWWAVAFHPSYARLWMVPLGLVLAGTPPVVCLALRFSSDSDSRAPATTTSGGKGSSGSAAGAPPPLLVDVVVHK; translated from the coding sequence ATGATCCACATGCTCCCGATGCAGACGAtgcgccaccaccaccagtaCTCGAGCAGCAGCAAGAAGGAGGCGACGACGGCGCcactggcggcggcggccgtcaaggatggcgccgccggcgcgtcgtcgtcgttggTGGTCAAGGTCGTCGGCGACCGCCACCAAGGGGACCGGCCGGTGGCGGCATGCCGACGCGAGGCAGCCGCAGAAGCAGAATCCGCCGCCGTCGACGTGTGCCTCGCcgcggccgccatggccggcgcGGCGCTGCTGGCGTGGTGGGCCGTCGCGTTCCACCCGTCCTACGCGCGGCTCTGGATGGTGCCGCTCGGCCTCGTCCTCGCCGGCACCCCGCCCGTCGTCTGCCTCGCGCTCCGCTTCAGCTCCGACTCCGACTCGCGCgcgccggcgacgacgacgtcAGGTGGTAAAGGCTCATCCGGGTCCGCCGCcggtgcgccgccgccgctgttgGTCGACGTCGTCGTCCACAAGTAG
- the LOC110436890 gene encoding uncharacterized protein LOC110436890 isoform X4, which produces MRQPPDLALIQAVKEKGRKEHSVAKQSAHDKSYCRTTYRASLGQTLDSKNTLFAGKFQQRGQVRVYHISQGYSLSSIITLGSHDIMKVPLHIRQMYHTYPILQSP; this is translated from the exons ATGAGGCAACCGCCAGATTTGGCACTGATCCAAGCTGTGAAG GAAAAGGGACGAAAAGAACACAGCGTTGCCAAGCAGTCGGCCCATGACAAG AGCTATTGCAGGACAACCTACCGTGCTTCCCTGGGTCAAACCCTGGACAGCAAAAACACCCTCTTTGCCGGTAAATTCCAACAACGGGGCCAGGTCAGGGTCTATCACATATCTCAAG GTTATAGCTTAAGCTCCATCATCACTTTGGGTTCACATGATATTATGAAAGTTCCCTTGCACATCAGACAAATGTATCACACTTATCCTATTCTCCAATCTCCATAG
- the LOC110436890 gene encoding uncharacterized protein LOC110436890 isoform X5 — MRQPPDLALIQAVKVRPRKRDEKNTALPSSRPMTRTTYRASLGQTLDSKNTLFAGKFQQRGQVRVYHISQGYSLSSIITLGSHDIMKVPLHIRQMYHTYPILQSP, encoded by the exons ATGAGGCAACCGCCAGATTTGGCACTGATCCAAGCTGTGAAGGTGAGGCCCAG GAAAAGGGACGAAAAGAACACAGCGTTGCCAAGCAGTCGGCCCATGACAAG GACAACCTACCGTGCTTCCCTGGGTCAAACCCTGGACAGCAAAAACACCCTCTTTGCCGGTAAATTCCAACAACGGGGCCAGGTCAGGGTCTATCACATATCTCAAG GTTATAGCTTAAGCTCCATCATCACTTTGGGTTCACATGATATTATGAAAGTTCCCTTGCACATCAGACAAATGTATCACACTTATCCTATTCTCCAATCTCCATAG
- the LOC110436890 gene encoding uncharacterized protein LOC110436890 isoform X1 encodes MLAWIASMMAMAMWRRSRLDKRRHDLQEKSMASVPRSLAAMDYHSPPPSNEATARFGTDPSCEGEAQEKGRKEHSVAKQSAHDKSYCRTTYRASLGQTLDSKNTLFAGKFQQRGQVRVYHISQGYSLSSIITLGSHDIMKVPLHIRQMYHTYPILQSP; translated from the exons ATGTTGGCATGGATTGCGTCGATGATGGCGATGGCTATGTGGCGTCGTTCTCGGCTGGATAAACGCCGCCACGATTTACAGGAGAAATCCATGGCGTCCGTACCTCGCTCTCTTGCAGCAATGGACTACCACTCCCCTCCTCCAAGCAATGAGGCAACCGCCAGATTTGGCACTGATCCAAGCTGTGAAGGTGAGGCCCAG GAAAAGGGACGAAAAGAACACAGCGTTGCCAAGCAGTCGGCCCATGACAAG AGCTATTGCAGGACAACCTACCGTGCTTCCCTGGGTCAAACCCTGGACAGCAAAAACACCCTCTTTGCCGGTAAATTCCAACAACGGGGCCAGGTCAGGGTCTATCACATATCTCAAG GTTATAGCTTAAGCTCCATCATCACTTTGGGTTCACATGATATTATGAAAGTTCCCTTGCACATCAGACAAATGTATCACACTTATCCTATTCTCCAATCTCCATAG
- the LOC8068559 gene encoding molybdate-anion transporter, with the protein MGVVIEREEWALTPLAYPLLSAAALAAVLLLPYFSARTAAHATGSSSPFDVGTAPFLRFRRAFLILFSLASVVEGIHSVFGEDEFVRCGLGREQMAARLASTTAAALFPGAISGVISDKIGPRRACILYWVLQLAVGAVKSFGVLRCSWINNFILAFASSVFSFCFETWLVLEHEKQDQKQDLLFDTFWLMTFFESVSHIGSQEITNVLVSDDDTRFLLPYAFAATLSVVGILYIRNASSTSQSTSQHASAVGSYQKSFFAHVLRDKRVLILVIAQASIHFAVSTFWFLWAPTIVADGRYAQLSVIYPCFLASRMLGSAGFPWFYGATAPFRNEDSLTIAYIGAGLALSIVAYDYQEIGPLVIVFCIFHACVGFILPSLARLRTMYLPNELRGGMMSFSLSLANAAIFIFLLQGAHHRRFANSTILFLASYGLLGAGGCIHMLRRWRKHTRQNARSL; encoded by the exons ATGGGGGTGGTGATCGAGCGGGAGGAGTGGGCGCTCACCCCCCTCGCCTACCCGCTCctctccgccgccgccctcgCCGCGGTGCTCCTCCTCCCTTACTTCTCCGCGAGGACTGCGGCGCACGCCACCGGGTCCTCTTCCCCCTTCGACGTGGGCACCGCACCCTTCCTCCGGTTCCGGCGCGCCTTCCTCATCCTCTTCTCCCTCGCGTCCG TGGTTGAAGGGATCCATTCCGTGTTCGGGGAGGATGAGTTCGTGCGGTGTGGGCTTGGCAGGGAGCAGATGGCCGCGCGCCTTGCCTCTACCACTGCAGCTGCGCTGTTCCCGGGTGCCATTTCTGGTGTCATCTCTGACAAAAT AGGGCCACGAAGGGCTTGCATATTGTACTGGGTACTCCAGCTTGCAGTAGGTGCTGTGAAGAGTTTCGGTGTGCTTCGTTGTTCATGGATCAACAATTTCATTCTGGCTTTTGCCTCTTCAGTGTTCTCTTTCTGTTTTGAGACATGGCTTGTGCTGGAGCATGAGAAG CAAGACCAGAAGCAAGATCTGCTGTTTGATACCTTCTGGCTGATGACATTCTTTGAATCGGTGTCCCATATTGGAAGTCAAGAAATCACAAATGTATTGGTTAGCGATGACGACACTAGATTCTTGCTTCCCTATGCGTTTGCAGCCACACTATCGGTAGTGGGGATTCTGTATATCAGAAATGCATCAAGTACCAGTCAGAGTACCAGTCAGCATGCATCTGCCGTTGGGAGTTACCAAAAATCATTTTTTGCCCATGTCCTCAGAG ACAAAAGAGTACTGATCTTGGTCATAGCTCAAGCAAGCATCCATTTTGCTGTCTCAACCTTTTGGTTTCTCTGGGCACCAACCATAGTG GCTGACGGAAGGTATGCTCAACTGTCAGTAATTTACCCCTGTTTCTTGGCATCAAGAATGCTTGGAAGTGCTGGTTTTCCATGGTTttatggagccacagctcccttCCGGAATGAAGACAGCTTGACAATAGCTTACATTGGTGCTGGGCTAGCTTTGTCTATTGTGGCTTATGATTACCAG GAGATTGGACCACTGGTGATAGTGTTCTGCATcttccatgcatgtgtgggcTTTATTTTGCCTTCGCTAGCAAGATTGAGAACAAT GTACCTACCAAATGAGCTGCGTGGGGGCATGATGAGCTTTTCACTGTCACTGGCAAATGCCGCTATCTTCATTTTCCTGTTACAG GGCGCCCACCATCGACGCTTTGCAAATTCAACCATCCTGTTTCTTGCGTCCTATGGCCTGTTAGGAGCTGGGGGTTGCATTCATATGTTGAGGAGGTGGAGAAAGCACACTAGGCAGAATGCCCGCAGTTTGTAG
- the LOC8066092 gene encoding beta-carotene isomerase D27, chloroplastic, with the protein MAALPRPMELCLARTTTAACRRAPTGIPKKRRAGGSTVRCVATAPMGEKTEYRDGPLERAFMGLFARKMEKYATKKKQPPSPEPEEKKKAVWDWDYESFVDVSRRVMVGRTHAQQQEAVREVLLSMLPPGAPEQFRKLFPPTRWACEFNAALTVPFFRWLVGPSEVIEVEVDGVKQRSGVLIKKCRYLENSGCVGMCVNMCKIPTQDFFTNEFGLPLTMNPNFEDMSCEMIYGQVPPPLEEDPVSKQPCYPNLCSMSTPSAPVCPKLQA; encoded by the exons ATGGCCGCGCTACCGCGACCCATGGAGCTCTGCTTGGCCAGGACGACGACGGCCGCGTGCCGGAGGGCGCCGACAGGCATTCCGAAGAAGCGGCGCGCCGGCGGGAGCACCGTGCGGTGCGTGGCGACGGCGCCCATGGGGGAGAAGACAGAGTACCGTGACGGCCCGCTAGAGCGCGCGTTCATGGGTCTGTTCGCGCGGAAGATGGAGAAGTACGCGACCAAGAAGAAGCAGCCGccgtcgccggagccggaggagaagaagaaggcggTGTGGGATTGGGACTACGAGAGCTTCGTGGACGTGTCGCGGCGCGTGATGGTGGGCCGCACCCACGCGCAGCAGCAGGAGGCGGTGCGGGAGGTGCTCCTCTCCATGCTCCCGCCCGGCGCGCCCGAGCAGTTCCGGAAGCTGTTCCCGCCCACGCGCTGGGCCTGCGAGTTCAACGCCGCGCTCACCGTCCCTTTCTTCCGCTGGCTCGTCGGCCCCTCCGAGGTCATCGAGGTGGAGGTCGACGGCGTGAAGCAGCGCAGCGGGGTGCTCATCAAGAAATGCAGGTACCTCGAGAACAGCGGCTGCGTTGGGATGTGCGTCAACATGTGCAAGATCCCCACGCAGGACTTCTTCACCAACGAGTTTGGACTCCCACTCACCATGAATCCAA ATTTTGAAGACATGAGCTGTGAGATGATATACGGTCAGGTGCCACCACCCTTGGAAGAGGATCCAGTGTCAAAGCAACCATGCTACCCTAACCTCT GTTCCATGTCGACGCCGTCTGCGCCGGTCTGTCCCAAGCTTCAGGCGTAG
- the LOC110436890 gene encoding uncharacterized protein LOC110436890 isoform X2, which yields MRQPPDLALIQAVKVRPRKRDEKNTALPSSRPMTRLLAPTSRPIVKKLQKRGYKSYLAIKFPKSCIHIGQPTVLPWVKPWTAKTPSLPVNSNNGARSGSITYLKRYSTSKNMEIEDRLETEGLI from the exons ATGAGGCAACCGCCAGATTTGGCACTGATCCAAGCTGTGAAGGTGAGGCCCAG GAAAAGGGACGAAAAGAACACAGCGTTGCCAAGCAGTCGGCCCATGACAAG GTTGTTAGCTCCAACTTCAAGGCCCATCGTCAAGAAATTACAGAAaaggggatataaaagctacCTCGCGATAAAATTCCCTAAATCTTGCATACACATAG GACAACCTACCGTGCTTCCCTGGGTCAAACCCTGGACAGCAAAAACACCCTCTTTGCCGGTAAATTCCAACAACGGGGCCAGGTCAGGGTCTATCACATATCTCAAG CGGTATTCAACAAGCAAGAACATGGAAATAGAAGACAGACTTGAAACAGAAGGGTTAATATAG